One genomic window of Dryobates pubescens isolate bDryPub1 chromosome 17, bDryPub1.pri, whole genome shotgun sequence includes the following:
- the PTPN9 gene encoding tyrosine-protein phosphatase non-receptor type 9: MAAELSAEEEQATKQFLEEINKWTGQYNVSPLSWNVAVKFLMARKFDVLRAIELFHSYRETRLKEGIVKLKPHEEPLRSELLSGKFTILSVRDPSGASIALFTAKLHHPSKSVQHVVLQALFYLLDRAVESFETQRNGLVFIYDMAGSQYTNFELDLSKKILNLLKGAFPARLKKVFIVGAPMWFRVPYSIISLLLKEKLRERVQMVKMSELKEHLPRECLPEYLGGSLKLDPLSWNCRFLPQQNGHPDPLDELILVPLVAPKDNGSVHVPGPKSVTLQELLDHVSHKQKRGIYEEYEEIRRRSPAGTFVCSLAPYNQEKNRYGDVPCLDQTRVKLAKPYSRPELTDYINASFMDGYKQRNAYIGTQGPLENTYGDFWRMVWEQNVLVIVMTTRLEEGGRRKCGQYWPLEKDFQVRYGALTITNLGVENLNHYKKTILEIHSSETRERRLVSHFQYLSWPDYGVPSSAATLIDFLGAVKQQQRVAVSALGPRFKGHPGGPPIVVHCSAGIGRTGTFCALDICLSQLQDVGTLNIYQTVLRMRSQRAFSIQTPEQYHFCYAAILEHAQRQGLLLANHGTHWPAQDKSSPGH, from the exons ATGGCCGCAGAGCTCAGCGCCGAGGAGGAGCAG GCGACCAAGCAGTTCCTGGAGGAGATCAACAAGTGGACAGGCCAGTACAATGTGTCCCCGCTCTCCTGGAACGTGGCTGTCAAGTTCCTCATGGCCCGCAAGTTCGACGTCCTGCGGGCCATCGAGCTCTTCCACTCCTACCGG gagacACGGCTGAAGGAGGGCATCGTGAAGCTGAAGCCGCACGAGGAGCCGCTGCGCTCGGAGCTGCTCAGCGGCAAGTTCACCATTCTG AGCGTGCGGGACCCTTCGGGAGCCTCCATCGCCCTCTTCACAGCCAAGCTGCACCATCCTAGCAAGAGTGTGCAGCATGTGGTGCTCCAGGCGCTCTTCTACCTGCTGGACCGAGCAGTGGAGAG CTTCGAAACGCAGAGGAATGGGCTGGTGTTCATCTATGACATGGCAGGCTCACAGTACACCAACTTTGAGCTGGACCTCAGCAAGAAGATCCTTAACCTGCTGAAG GGTGCCTTCCCAGCTCGGCTGAAGAAGGTTTTCATCGTGGGAGCTCCCATGTGGTTTCGCGTGCCCTACTCCAtcatcagcctgctgctgaaggagaagCTGCGGGAGCGG GTGCAGATGGTGAAGATGtcagagctgaaggagcacCTGCCCCGGGAATGCCTCCCTGAGTACCTTGGGGGGTCCCTCAAACTCGACCCTCTGAGCTGGAACTGCCGGTTCCTGCCCCAGCAGAACGGGCACCCCGACCCTCTGGACGAGCTCATCCTGGTGCCACTGGTGGCCCCCAAAGATAACGGCTCCGTCCACGTCCCCGGGCCCAAGTCTGTcaccctccaggagctgctggaccaTGTCAGCCACAAGCAGAAACGGGGCATCTACGAAGAGTACGAAGAGATTCGGCGCAGGAGCCCAGCCGGCACCTTTGTCTGCTCTTT GGCACCCTACAACCAGGAGAAGAACCGGTACGGGGATGTGCCCTGCCTGGACCAAACCCGTGTCAAGCTGGCAAAGCCGTACAGCCGGCCCGAG ctgACTGACTACATCAATGCAAGCTTCATGGATGGCTACAAGCAGAGGAATGCTTACATTGGCACTCAGG GGCCTCTGGAAAATACCTACGGTGACTTCTGGCGCATGGTGTGGGAGCAAAATGTCCTGGTGATCGTGATGACGACCCG gctggaggagggaggcaggagaaagTGTGGCCAGTACTGGCCTCTGGAGAAGGATTTCCAGGTGCGCTATGGGGCCCTGACCATCACCAACTTAGGTGTGGAGAACCTCAACCATTACAAGAAAACCATCCTGGAGATCCACAGCTCAGAG ACCAGGGAGCGTCGCCTGGTGTCCCATTTCCAGTACCTGAGCTGGCCGGACTATGGCGTCCCCTCCTCCGCCGCCACCCTCATCGACTTTCTGGGggctgtgaagcagcagcagagggtggCAGTCAGTGCCCTGGGACCTCGCTTCAAAGGTCACCCCGGAGGACCCCCAATCGTGGTGCACTGCAGCGCCGGCATTGGCAGGACAG GTACCTTCTGCGCGCTGGACATCTGCCTGTCGCAGCTGCAGGACGTGGGCACGCTGAACATCTACCAGACGGTGCTGCGCATGCGGAGCCAGCGCGCCTTCAGCATCCAGACCCCCGAGCAGTACCACTTCTGCTACGCCGCCATCCTCGAGCACGCCCAGCGCCAGGGCCTCCTGCTTGCCAACCACGGCACCCACTGGCCTGCCCAGGACAAGAGCTCGCCGGGACACTGA